Proteins encoded together in one Triticum dicoccoides isolate Atlit2015 ecotype Zavitan chromosome 7B, WEW_v2.0, whole genome shotgun sequence window:
- the LOC119341585 gene encoding chaperone protein dnaJ 11, chloroplastic-like: MISPPPVMQSSAARPALAVFRQAAACSSSRRTVRCAVSVASAAPAGRCTLYEVLGLRAGATGGEIKAAYRRLARERHPDVAGAAGDDFIRLHDAYATLSDPDARARYDRDVVVQAYAQPPASRPNGVWGRPRRTWETDQCW, from the coding sequence ATGATTTCACCGCCCCCGGTGATGCAATCCTCCGCGGCGAGGCCCGCGCTGGCTGTGTTCCGCCAGGCCGCCGCCTGCTCCAGCTCCCGCCGGACGGTCCGTTGCGCGGTGTCCGTCGCGTCGGCGGCGCCGGCCGGGAGGTGCACGCTGTACGAGGTGCTGGGGCTGCGGGCCGGCGCCACGGGCGGCGAGATCAAGGCCGCCTACCGGCGACTGGCTCGGGAGCGGCACCCGGACGTGGCCGGCGCGGCCGGCGACGACTTCATCCGCCTACACGACGCCTACGCCACGCTCTCCGACCCGGACGCCCGCGCGCGCTACGACCGCGACGTCGTCGTGCAGGCCTACGCGCAGCCGCCCGCTTCCAGGCCGAACGGCGTCTGGGGCCGACCTCGCCGCACGTGGGAGACAGACCAGTGCTGGTAG